The window CAGTTCGAGTTCGTCGGCGCCGGTACGGTGCTGCTCCAGTCGACGGAGGTCCTGATGCCCGAACAGGCCACGGGACTGACTCCGCAGCAGGCCGGGGTGCCGGGCGGTGGGCAGCACTCACCCGGTGCAGGTCAACCCGGCTCCGCCCCCCGTCTGCCCGGGCAGCTGGGGGACCTCCAGCGCCGCTTCGGTTTGTGAACGGTAGTCTGCAGAGTGTGACGTCGAACGTCTGCGCCCAGCCCGGACCGAACTCCTGAGCCGGTCTCCGGGCGGGTGCCGGACATCACACCCAGTCTAGTTCGTCCAGATTTCAACTTCTTAGGTAGAATCCATACATGGAGACCGAGACGGCCACCCGCTGGCTGAGCGACGCGGAGCAGTGCGCCTGGCGCACCCACCTGGACGTCAGCAGACTGCTGATGCATCAGCTGGAGAAGGATCTCCAGCCGTTCGACCTGACCATGAACGACTACGAAATCCTGGTCAACCTCTCGGAGTCGGACGGCCAGCGCATGCGGATGAGCGACCTCGCCGCCGCCACTCTGCAGTCCAAGAGCCGGCTCTCGCACCAGATCACGCGGATGGAGTCGGCCGGGCTGGTCCGCCGGGAGAACTGCGAGTCCGACCGGCGTGGGCTGTTCGCGGTACTCACGGAGACGGGCGCGGAGACGATGCACAAGGTCGCGCCGCACCACGTCGCTTCGGTGCGCAAACACTTCATGGACCTGCTGACGCCCGAAGCACTGGCGGACCTGCACGCGGCGCTGACACCGGTCGCGGATCATCTGCGGGGGCGGCGGGGCAAGCCGTAGCGCGGCGGGGCGCGCGGGTGGGGTGCGCCGTCGCGGGGGCGCGGCCGCTTCGTCCTCGATCGCCGGACGGGCTCGATCCGCCCGGGGGCGTGCTCATCAGCGGGCCCCGTGCCGACCTCATCTGCCTGGATCCGGCCTTGCCGGCAGGCGCAGTTCGAAGCGGGCACCGCCTTCCGGGGACCGGCTGACCGTCAGGGTGCCCTGATGTCTGCGGGCCACGTCTCTCGCTATGGCGAGGCCCAGGCCCGCGCCGCCCTCGTCGCGGCTGCGGGCGTCGTCCAGGCGCACGAAGCGTTCGAAGATCCGCTCACGCTCGGGCTCCGGAACGCCCGGCCCGTCGTCGCTGACCGCGACCACCACGCTGCCGCGTACCGTACGCACCGAGACGGCGACCGAACTCTCCGCGTGACGCTCGGCGTTGTCCAGCAGGTTGCCGATGATTCGCGCCAACTGACTGCGTGAGCCGGTGACTTCGAGAGGCTCCGACGGCGGTACGGACACCGTCACCGTGATCCGGTCGCCGGTGCGCTGCGAGACCTCCTCGTGGACGAGCGCGCCCATGTCCAGCCGGGTGCCCCCCGGCCGCTCCCCCGCGTCCAGCCTGGCCAGCAGCAACAGATCGGCGGCCAGCGCCTGGAGCCGCACGGTGTCCGTGACCGCCCCCGGCACATCCAGCAGCTCCGGATGGGCCGCGCCCACCTCCAACTGTGTCCGCAGGGACGCGATCGGGCTGCGCAGCTCGTGCGAGGCGTCCGCGACGAAGCGCCGCTGACGGTCGACCGAGGCCTCCAGCGCGGTCAGGGTCTCGTTGGTGGTACGGGCCAGCCGGGCGATCTCGTCGCGCGAACCGGGCTCCGGCACCCGCCGGGACAGATCCTCGGACGCCGTGATCGCGGACATCTCCGCCCGGATGCCCTCGACCGGCCGCAGCGCGCGCCTTGTCATCAGCCAGGTCACCGCGGCGACGATCAGCAGCATCACGGGCAGCCCGATCAGCATCGCGCGGCTCACACTGCCGACCGCCTTCTGTTCGGTGGCGAGCGGGGCGCCCGCGTGGACGGTCAGGGTCACACCGGCGCCGGTGGTCGCGGAGACCGAGGCGAAGCGGTAGTCGGCCGTGCCGCCGTCGACGGTGGCGGTGCCGTTGGTGAAGTCCGGGTCGTCGGTGGAGACTTCACCGCGGGCGGGAATGCTGACGTTCGCATCGTCGTCGCCCCGGTCTTCGCCTCCGTGGCGGTCGCCGCCGCCGTCGTCGTCCGTGTCGGTGCCGGTACTCGTCGGCACGGCCGATGCCTGGGGCTCGACCCGGTCCGTGCCCGTGCCGGTGATCGCCACCAGGTCCTCGGACACGGCCACCAGCCGCCCGTCCTCGTCGGTCACCTGGACCGGGTGCTCCTCCGCGTCGGGCAGGTCCAGCTGGGGGACCGGCACATCGAGGGCCAGCTGTCCGGCGACCTCACGGGCCGCCACCTCCGCCTGGAGGCCGGCCTGATCGGTGAGGTTGGCGCGCAGGACGAGGAGTACGGCGAGCCCGGCGCCGATCAGGGCGACCGCGACCACCACCGTGGCGCCGAGCGCGGTCCTGGCCCGCACCGATCTCACAGCGCCTCCAGCCGGTAGCCGGCGCCGCGCACCGTGCGGATGGCCGCGGCGGAGAGCTTGCGCCGCAGCGCGCTCACGTACACCTCGACGATGTTCGGGTCCCCGTCGTACGCGAAGTCCCAGACGTGTTCCAGGATGTCCGCCTTGCTGACCACCTGTCCCGCCCGCAGGGCCAGCTGCTCCAGCACGGCGAACTCCTTGGCGGTAAGGGTGACTTCGTCCTCGCCGAGGAGGACGCGGCGGGCGGCGGTGTCCATCCGCAGTGCGCCGACGGTGAGCACGGGCGAGGCGGAACCGCCGCCCCGGCGCCGCAGCAGTGCCCGGATCCGGGCGACCAGCACCACGTACGAGAACGGCTTGGTCAGATAGTCGTCGGCGCCGGTGTCCAGCCCCTCCGCCTCGTCGTACTCCCCGTCCTTCGCCGTCAGCATCAGGATCGGCACCTCGTGGCCGGCGGCGCGCAGGGCGGCGCAGACCCGGTAGCCGTTCATCCCCGGCAGCATGATGTCGAGAACGACGAGGTCGTACGCCCCTCCGCCCGCCCGGTGCAGCCCTTCGAGTCCGTCGTGCACGACGTCCACGGCGAAGCCCTCGGCGGTGAGTCCCCCGGCCAGGGACATCGCCAGCCGCTTCTCGTCCTCCACTATCAACAGACGCATACGCACAGAGTGGCAAACGGAACCTGAAGACGGCTTCAGGTGGCTTCAGGCTGCGTTCAGCATCGGTGCGCCACGGTGGTTCACGTCGAACACGGGCAACCCACATCGGGAGGAACCCTCATGAAGCACAGGATCGCCATCGCCGCCGTCACCGCGGCCGTACTCATCGGCGGCGGGACCGCCGCGGCCGCCGCCTTCGCCGACGACAGCGGCCGGGACAGCCACGACAGCGCGGAGGTGCTCGGCAAGCACACCTCCGACGACGACACCAACGACGACCGCGGCCTGCACACGTCGCGGCCGGCCTCCGTCACGCGCTCCGCTGCGATCGACGCCGCTCTGCGCTCGGCGCCGGGCACGGTCACCTCGATCGAGCTCGACGACGCCGACCGGAGTGGCGGAGCGCCGCACTGGGAGGTCGAGATCAACGGCAAGGACGGCAGGCACCACGAGCTGAACGTGGACGCCAGGACCGCCGCGGTCACCCCCCACCACTCGGACGACGGTCACCACGGGGGCGGCCGGCACGAGCATGACCGGCACGACGACCGCGACGACGACTGATCAGGGCGCGTAGCCCGAGAGCGCCGTTCCGTCGGCCAAGATCGGATACACCACGTCGCCCGGCGCGATCAGCTCCGGCTCGGCCCTCCCCGCGGGCCGGCCGGAGTGGACCTTCACGCCCTTGCTGTCGGCGTTTCCCTCGGTATGCGGGTCGCGAGGAAGCGGCCCTTCATCGACGCGTCCTCGGCGCACACCACCCCGGGCGGCAGGCGGCCCGCACGCCGCCCGCCCCGGTTGTCAGGCCCCGGTGATTCCCGCCACCAGTTCGTCCGCCGCGGCGTACGGGTCCAGGCGGCCCGCCACGATGCGTTCGGCCAGGGAGTCCAGGCGACGGTCGCCGTGGAGGTCGTCGATGCGTTCGCGGAGTCTGGTGACCGCGATCGTCTCGACCTCGCGGGCCGCGCGCGCCGCCCGCCGCTCGGCGAGGACCCCGTGCTCCTCCATCCACGCCCGGTGCTTCTCCAGCGCCTCGACGACCTCGTCGATGCCCTCACCCCGGGCGGCGACCGTCTTCACGATCGGCGGTCGCCAGTCGCCGGGCCCCCGGGACTCCCCGAGGCCCAGCATGTGGTTGAGCTCCCGCGCGGTGGCGTCCGCACCGTCCCGGTCGGCCTTGTTGACGACGTACACATCGCCGATCTCCAGGATTCCGGCCTTGGCCGCCTGGATGCCGTCGCCCATGCCCGGGGCGAGCAGGACCACGGAGGTGTCGGCCTGGGAGGCGATCTCCACCTCCGACTGGCCGACGCCGACCGTCTCCACCAGGACCACGTCGCAGCCCGCCGCGTCCAGCACCCGGATCGCCTGCGGCGCCGACCAGGCGAGGCCGCCGAGATGTCCGCGGGTGGCCATGGAACGGATGTAGACGCCGGGGTCGGAGGCGTGCTCCGACATCCGGACCCGGTCGCCGAGGAGCGCGCCCCCGGAGAACGGCGACGACGGGTCGACAGCCAGTACACCGACGCGCTTGCCGGCCCGCCGGTACGCCGAGACGAGCGCCGACGTGGAGGTCGACTTACCGACACCGGGCGAACCGGTCAGGCCGACGACGTACGCGTTCCCGGCCAGCGGCGCGAGGGCCGCCATCACCTCGCGCAGCTGCGGCGACGCCCCCTCCACCAGCGAGATGAGCCGGGCCACGGCCCGCGGCCGGCCCTCACGGGCCTGCTCGACCAGGGTGGGGACGTCCACCATTACCGCTCCGTTCGGTTCGCTCTGCAGCTGCGTACGTACGACTACTACTTGCCCGGAACGCGAATGATCAGCGCATCGCCCTGGCCGCCACCGCCGCACAGCGCTGCCGCACCCGTGCCGCCGCCACGCCGCTTCAGCTCCAGCGCCAGGTGCAGCACCACACGGGCGCCGGACATCCCGATCGGGTGACCCAGCGCGATCGCGCCGCCGTTGACGTTCACCTTTTCCGGGGAGACGCCGAGGTCCTTCATCGACTGGACGGCGACGGCCGCGAACGCCTCGTTGATCTCGATGAGGTCGAGGTCCTCGACGGAGAGGCCGTCCTTCTTCAGCGCGTGCTTGATCGCGTTGGACGGCTGCGACTGCAGCGAGTTGTCCGGGCCCGCCACATTGCCGTGCGCGCCGATCTCGGCGATCCAGTCCAGGCCCAGCTCCTCGGCCTTGGTCCTGCTCATCACGACGACCGCCGCGGCGCCGTCGGAGATCTGCGAGGAGGTGCCGGCAGTGATCGTGCCGTCCTTGGTGAAGGCCGGGCGCAGCTTGCCGAGGGACTCGACGGTCGTCTCGGCGCGGATGCCCTCGTCCTTGGAGAAGAGGACCGGGTCGCCCTTGCGCTGCGGGATCTCGACCGGGGTGATCTCGGC is drawn from Streptomyces sp. NBC_01717 and contains these coding sequences:
- a CDS encoding PepSY domain-containing protein: MKHRIAIAAVTAAVLIGGGTAAAAAFADDSGRDSHDSAEVLGKHTSDDDTNDDRGLHTSRPASVTRSAAIDAALRSAPGTVTSIELDDADRSGGAPHWEVEINGKDGRHHELNVDARTAAVTPHHSDDGHHGGGRHEHDRHDDRDDD
- a CDS encoding sensor histidine kinase codes for the protein MRSVRARTALGATVVVAVALIGAGLAVLLVLRANLTDQAGLQAEVAAREVAGQLALDVPVPQLDLPDAEEHPVQVTDEDGRLVAVSEDLVAITGTGTDRVEPQASAVPTSTGTDTDDDGGGDRHGGEDRGDDDANVSIPARGEVSTDDPDFTNGTATVDGGTADYRFASVSATTGAGVTLTVHAGAPLATEQKAVGSVSRAMLIGLPVMLLIVAAVTWLMTRRALRPVEGIRAEMSAITASEDLSRRVPEPGSRDEIARLARTTNETLTALEASVDRQRRFVADASHELRSPIASLRTQLEVGAAHPELLDVPGAVTDTVRLQALAADLLLLARLDAGERPGGTRLDMGALVHEEVSQRTGDRITVTVSVPPSEPLEVTGSRSQLARIIGNLLDNAERHAESSVAVSVRTVRGSVVVAVSDDGPGVPEPERERIFERFVRLDDARSRDEGGAGLGLAIARDVARRHQGTLTVSRSPEGGARFELRLPARPDPGR
- a CDS encoding acetyl-CoA C-acetyltransferase, whose translation is MSGTTGTTSVIVAGARTPMGRLLGSLKSFSAADLGGFAIKAALDRAGIGGDQVEYVIMGQVLQAGAGQIPARQAAVKAGIPMNVPALTVNKVCLSGLDAIALADQLIRAGEFDVVVAGGQESMTNAPHLLPKSREGYKYGAIEMLDSMAYDGLTDAYENIPMGESTEKHNTRLGLKRLDQDEIGALSHQRAAAAQKNGLFEAEITPVEIPQRKGDPVLFSKDEGIRAETTVESLGKLRPAFTKDGTITAGTSSQISDGAAAVVVMSRTKAEELGLDWIAEIGAHGNVAGPDNSLQSQPSNAIKHALKKDGLSVEDLDLIEINEAFAAVAVQSMKDLGVSPEKVNVNGGAIALGHPIGMSGARVVLHLALELKRRGGGTGAAALCGGGGQGDALIIRVPGK
- the meaB gene encoding methylmalonyl Co-A mutase-associated GTPase MeaB, with product MVDVPTLVEQAREGRPRAVARLISLVEGASPQLREVMAALAPLAGNAYVVGLTGSPGVGKSTSTSALVSAYRRAGKRVGVLAVDPSSPFSGGALLGDRVRMSEHASDPGVYIRSMATRGHLGGLAWSAPQAIRVLDAAGCDVVLVETVGVGQSEVEIASQADTSVVLLAPGMGDGIQAAKAGILEIGDVYVVNKADRDGADATARELNHMLGLGESRGPGDWRPPIVKTVAARGEGIDEVVEALEKHRAWMEEHGVLAERRAARAAREVETIAVTRLRERIDDLHGDRRLDSLAERIVAGRLDPYAAADELVAGITGA
- a CDS encoding response regulator transcription factor yields the protein MRLLIVEDEKRLAMSLAGGLTAEGFAVDVVHDGLEGLHRAGGGAYDLVVLDIMLPGMNGYRVCAALRAAGHEVPILMLTAKDGEYDEAEGLDTGADDYLTKPFSYVVLVARIRALLRRRGGGSASPVLTVGALRMDTAARRVLLGEDEVTLTAKEFAVLEQLALRAGQVVSKADILEHVWDFAYDGDPNIVEVYVSALRRKLSAAAIRTVRGAGYRLEAL
- a CDS encoding MarR family winged helix-turn-helix transcriptional regulator, with product METETATRWLSDAEQCAWRTHLDVSRLLMHQLEKDLQPFDLTMNDYEILVNLSESDGQRMRMSDLAAATLQSKSRLSHQITRMESAGLVRRENCESDRRGLFAVLTETGAETMHKVAPHHVASVRKHFMDLLTPEALADLHAALTPVADHLRGRRGKP